From Hippoglossus stenolepis isolate QCI-W04-F060 chromosome 6, HSTE1.2, whole genome shotgun sequence, a single genomic window includes:
- the prdm16 gene encoding histone-lysine N-methyltransferase PRDM16 isoform X6 codes for MGCVANSTGTEVLLQLEALRSAAQLSQLLRLTEKRKIYYKAVRDIDAGEELLVYMKDGIFPEGSMAPNLQDEQMYRCEDCDELFSSTLELRRHQKYSCTSAGSIFDTLREDFKQEHEDSDEPVHECKDCEKIFPNEYSLGQHMIVHTEEREYKCDQCPKAFNWKSNLIRHQMSHDSGKRFECENCDKVQHTRHVFTDPSNLQRHIRSQHVGARAHTCPECGKTFATSSGLKQHKHIHSSVKPFICPDGLCLFAPPGEVCHKSYTQFSNLCRHKRMHADCRTQIKCKDCGQLFSTTSSLNKHRRFCEGKNHYGSPGGMFNPGIPMSSSPIMAKAKSHHHHLSALNQSGLGFTDYFPSRPHPHAGLPFSPGPHGFPSLPHGFPGIFPPSLYPRPPLLPASPLIKNPLGSSSQEVKLPRSPLHLPPMSLVSSTNSNGGNSLSQMEDKEKENKLDLSSSGEAKSKSKMADMSDGSDLEDVNTTSGTDLDTTTGTASGDGSDLESDGESERERIGKRRKPSGTMSSQEVHQSEDTNSALISAMSSSGNLALDRPFLSSVSSHHSFFPPPDEQALLPNTMHANAATTDSIKAIASIAEKYFGPGLIGLHQEKKMGPLPYHSMFPFQFLPNFHNSLYPFSADRGALNPSMFFKAEPKSPREQLHKIVSGAPSAPAPKVESPFDLTTKPKETKLSHPNPTNPSHPNSSTGSSSGPLAISGSEEQPLDLSIGSRSRGGHNGVAAEPHNRKNHMYGVLKGISIKDEAPAGFPHSQSLHLSSISQHQQHQAQPHQPPPLHYAKPSAFFMDPIYSRVEKRKLLDPVGALKEKFLRPSPPLFHPQMSAMETMTEKLESFGALKLDAPPNSLQHSAHPLFNFRSPPPSLSEAILRKGKERYACRYCGKIFPRSANLTRHLRTHTGEQPYRCKYCDRSFSISSNLQRHVRNIHNKEKPFKCHLCNRCFGQQTNLDRHLKKHEHENIPVSQQSGMLSNLGTTISSPNSEPDNHALLDEKEDSYFSEIRNFISNSEMNQASSSMDKRSDQAEEERPPSHSLSNSKLGLQGLEEEEEEVEGDDEEEEEGSLTEKSHDEAPESPSPVTTGVYEEEEEEEETETAPLAMSYEHTRRLMQ; via the exons ATGGGTTGCGTCGCCAACTCCACCGGGACCGAagtgctcctgcagctggaggctCTCCGCAGCGCCGCGCAACTCTCCCAACTCCTCCGGCTCACGGAGAAGAGAAAG attTATTATAAAGCGGTGCGGGACATTGACGCAGGGGAGGAGCTTTTAGTGTATATGAAGGACGGTATTTTCCCCGAGGGATCCATGGCACCCAACCTACAAG ACGAGCAGATGTACCGCTGTGAAGACTGTGATGAGCTGTTCTCCTCAACGCTCGAGCTACGGCGGCACCAGAAGTATTCGTGCACCAGCGCAGGCTCTATCTTTGACACACTGAGAGAGGACTTCAAACAGGAGCACGAGGACAGCGACGAGCCCGTCCACGAGTGTAAAGACTGTGAGAAGATCTTCCCAAATGAGTACAG TCTGGGCCAACACATGATAGtccacacagaggagagggaatACAAGTGTGACCAGTGTCCAAAAGCCTTTAACTGGAAGTCCAACCTCATCCGTCACCAGATGTCACATGACAGTGGCAAGCGCTTTGAGTGTGAAAACTGTGATAAGGTACAGCATACCCGGCAC GTGTTCACAGATCCCAGCAACCTCCAGCGCCACATCCGCTCCCAGCACGTGGGCGCACGCGCTCACACGTGTCCCGAGTGTGGCAAGACCTTCGCCACCTCGTCAGGCCTCAAGCAGCATAAGCACATCCACAGCAGTGTCAAACCCTTTATCT GCCCTGATGGGCTGTGTCTTTTTGCTCCCCCAGGCGAAGTGTGCCACAAATCCTACACCCAGTTCTCTAACCTCTGCCGCCACAAGCGCATGCATGCTGACTGCCGCACCCAGATCAAGTGTAAGGACTGTGGGCAGTTGTTCAGCACTACCTCCTCCCTCAACAAGCACCGTCGCTTCTGTGAGGGCAAAAATCATTATGGCTCTCCTGGAGGGATGTTCAACCCTGGCATCCCCATGAGCTCCAGCCCCATCATGGCTAAGGCCAAgtctcatcatcaccacctttCAGCTCTTAACCAGTCAGGGTTAGGATTCACTGACTACTTTCCCTCCCGACCTCACCCTCATGCTGGCTTGCCCTTCTCCCCAGGACCCCATGGCTTCCCATCCCTTCCCCATGGTTTCCCAGGTATCTTCCCACCTTCACTGTATCCCCGACCACCTTTATTGCCGGCTAGTCCATTGATAAAGAACCCGCTGGGGAGCAGCAGTCAGGAGGTGAAGCTTCCTCGGAGTCCCCTACATTTACCTCCAATGTCCCTGGTTAGCTCGACAAACAGCAATGGAGGCAACAGTTTGAGTCAGAtggaagacaaagagaaagagaacaaactGGATTTGTCCTCTAGTGGAGAAGCAAAGTCAAAATCTAAGATGGCCGACATGTCGGACGGAAGTGATCTTGAAGACGTTAATACCACAAGTGGGACAGATTTGGACACCACCACTGGTACTGCTTCAGGTGATGGTTCTGACCTGGAGAGTGACGGCGAGAGTGAACGCGAGCGAATTGGCAAAAGAAGGAAGCCATCTGGGACCATGTCAAGTCAAGAAGTCCACCAGTCAGAAGACACGAACAGTGCGTTGATATCAGCCATGTCTAGTTCGGGGAATCTCGCGCTTGATCGTCCATTTCTCTCTTCTGTATCATCCCATCACTCCTTCTTCCCTCCACCTGATGAGCAAGCCCTCCTACCCAATACCATGCATGCCAATGCAGCCACCACAGATTCCATCAAAGCCATTGCTTCTATTGCGGAGAAATATTTTGGTCCAGGTTTGATTGGTCTTCATCAGGAGAAGAAGATGGGTCCATTGCCTTACCATTCCATGTTTCCCTTCCAGTTCCTGCCCAACTTTCACAACTCCCTCTATCCCTTCAGTGCTGATCGAGGTGCCCTCAATCCTAGTATGTTCTTCAAGGCGGAGCCCAAGTCACCTCGAGAGCAGCTTCATAAGATAGTTTCTGGTGCCCCAAGCGCTCCTGCTCCCAAAGTGGAGTCACCATTCGATCTCACCACAAAACCCAAGGAGACCAAGTTATCTCATCCCAACCCGACAAACCCCTCACACCCCAACAGTAGCACTGGGAGCAGTAGTGGACCTTTAGCGATATCCGGCAGTGAAGAACAGCCATTGGACCTCAGCATTGGCAGCCGGAGCCGAGGTGGTCATAATGGCGTGGCAGCTGAGCCACACAATCGAAAGAACCACATGTATGGAGTCCTAAAGGGGATCTCCATCAAGGATGAAGCACCAGCTGGGTTCCCCCACTCCCAGTCATTGCACCTATCCTCCATCtcccagcaccagcagcaccaggccCAGCCACATCAGCCACCACCCCTGCACTACGCCAAGCCCTCGGCATTCTTCATGGACCCCATATACAG CagggtggaaaagaggaagCTACTTGACCCCGTTGGAGCTTTGAAGGAGAAGTTCCTCAGGCCCTCACCGCCGCTCTTCCACCCACAG ATGTCAGCCATGGAGACCATGACAGAGAAGCTGGAGAGCTTTGGTGCTCTAAAACTTGATGCACCGCCCAATTCACTGCAACACTCAGCTCATCCACTGTTCAACTTCCGCTCACCACCACCCTCCCTCTCAGAGGCCATCCTCCGCAAGGGCAAGGAGCGCTACGCCTGCAG GTACTGTGGGAAAATCTTCCCTCGTTCAGCAAACCTCACCAGACACTTGcggacacacacaggggaacaaCCCTACAG GTGTAAATACTGTGACCGCTCATTCAGCATCTCGTCCAATCTTCAACGCCACGTTCGTAACATCCACAACAAGGAGAAACCCTTCAAGTGTCACTTGTGCAACCGCTGCTTTGGTCAGCAAACCAACCTCGACCGCCATCTCAAGAAGCACGAGCACGAGAACATTCCTG TGAGCCAACAGTCCGGGATGCTTTCCAACCTAGGAACCACGATCTCCTCGCCAAACTCCGAGCCAGACAATCATGCACTTTTAGACGAGAAGGAGGACTCATACTTCTCAGAAATCCGCAACTTTATTTCCAACAGTGAGATGAACCAGGCCTCCAGCTCCATGGAcaagag